A single genomic interval of Aphidius gifuensis isolate YNYX2018 linkage group LG6, ASM1490517v1, whole genome shotgun sequence harbors:
- the LOC122858781 gene encoding brain tumor protein-like yields the protein MASPTPSLESRANSLGSLVSLSPVTVSGSSPPASDSAICDVDSCDICLDSGKSSDGSCLCRTGRGVRCTGCKSTESDAVARCFDCANFLCPNCVMAHQFMHCFEGHRVLNLGESKMDSNNESRTNLVISGTNGTNGEKALYCPRHKTELLKFFCRTCSVPVCKECTLTDHPNSVHDCAHIAEAGPQQLEAISRVVGDCRIKSTEIRTAVKAADHSAARLQVQYHKAQNEINDTFQFYRSMLDERKQELLKELESVFSAKQISLGVGTQKANETADKIQQTCDFVDKLTKYTTVTEVLMVKKLLDAKLQALMNYTPEIPTQSADLEFVSNYQAIQVGVRNTFGYVRSSSDNNNVGPSKQPPIARPTALSSNGSSSNASSGPGSAGSLGGLLLDRPYSNGLVSTNSNSNCNSSTSPPSYESNLISKRFSSANSLGPFSTTMTDINLNGMNNPYEKWSNGGSDNYNVTSNDHFSMPNNNVQASDSVLDLTSKLMSAASIFPPKSQIKRQKMIYHCKFGEFGVMEGQFTEPSGVAVNAQNIIVADTNNHRIQIFDKEGRFKFQFGECGKRDGQLLYPNRVAAVRPSGDIIVTERSPTHQIQIYNQYGQFVRKFGANILQHPRGVTVDSKGRIVVVECKVMRVIIFDQTGNVLQKFGCSKHLEFPNGVVVNDKQEIFISDNRAHCVKVFNYEGTYLRQIGGEGVTNYPIGVGINSAGEILIADNHNNFNLTIFTQDGALVSALESKVKHAQCFDVALMDDGSVVLASKDYRLYIYRYLQVAPIGM from the coding sequence ATGGCCTCCCCGACACCCTCGTTGGAATCACGTGCAAATTCCCTTGGCTCCCTGGTATCACTATCTCCGGTGACCGTGAGTGGGAGCTCACCACCAGCAAGTGACTCTGCAATCTGTGACGTTGACAGTTGTGATATCTGCCTGGATTCAGGCAAATCAAGTGACGGATCTTGTCTTTGTCGTACTGGACGTGGTGTAAGGTGTACTGGTTGTAAATCAACTGAATCAGACGCTGTTGCACGTTGTTTTGATTGTGCAAATTTTCTTTGTCCAAATTGTGTTATGGCACATCAATTTATGCATTGTTTTGAGGGACACAGAGTATTAAATCTTGGTGAATCTAAAATGGATTCAAATAATGAATCAAGAACAAATTTAGTTATTAGTGGTACAAATGGAACAAATGGTGAAAAAGCATTATATTGTCCACGTCATAAAACTGaattacttaaatttttttgtcgtaCATGTTCTGTACCAGTATGTAAAGAATGTACATTAACTGATCATCCAAATTCAGTACATGATTGTGCACATATAGCTGAAGCTGGACCACAACAACTTGAAGCAATTAGTCGTGTTGTTGGTGATTGTAGAATTAAATCAACTGAAATAAGAACAGCTGTTAAAGCTGCTGATCATAGTGCTGCAAGATTACAAGTACAATATCATAAAGcacaaaatgaaataaatgatacatttcaattttatcgtTCAATGTTAGATGAAAGAAaacaagaattattaaaagaactTGAATCAGTATTTTCAGCAAAACAAATATCACTTGGTGTTGGTACACAAAAAGCCAATGAAACAGctgataaaattcaacaaacatgtgattttgttgataagcTAACAAAATATACAACTGTTACTGAAGTGCTAatggttaaaaaattattagatgcTAAATTACAAGCATTAATGAATTATACACCTGAAATTCCAACACAATCTGCTGATTTAGAATTTGTTAGTAATTATCAAGCAATACAAGTTGGTGTTAGAAATACATTTGGTTATGTAAGAAGTAgttctgataataataatgttggtCCAAGTAAACAACCACCAATTGCAAGACCAACAGCATTATCAAGTAATGGAAGTAGTAGTAATGCAAGTAGTGGTCCAGGTTCAGCTGGTTCATTGGGTGGTTTATTATTAGACAGACCATACAGTAATGGACTTGTATCAAcaaattcaaattcaaattgtaattcatcaacatcaccaccatcatatgaaagtaatttaatatcaaaaagatTTAGTTCAGCAAATAGTCTTGGTccattttcaacaacaatgactgatattaatttaaatggcATGAATAATCCATATGAAAAATGGAGCAATGGTGGAAGTGATAATTACAATGTAACATCAAATGATCATTTTTCAATGCCAAATAATAATGTACAAGCTTCTGATTCTGTACTTGATTTAACATCAAAACTCATGTCAGCTGCATCAATATTTCCACCAAAATCACaaattaaaagacaaaaaatgatatatcatTGTAAATTTGGTGAATTTGGTGTTATGGAAGGACAATTTACTGAACCATCTGGTGTTGCTGTTAATgcacaaaatattattgttgctgatacaaataatcatagaatTCAAATATTCGATAAGGAAGGacgttttaaatttcaatttggTGAATGTGGTAAAAGAGATGGTCAGCTACTTTATCCAAATCGTGTTGCTGCTGTACGTCCATCTGgtgatattattgttactgAACGTTCACCAACtcatcaaatacaaatatacaatCAATATGGACAATTTGTACGTAAATTTGGTGCAAATATATTACAACATCCAAGAGGTGTTACTGTTGATTCAAAAGGTAGAATTGTCGTTGTTGAATGTAAAGTTATGAGAGTTATAATATTTGATCAAACTGGTAatgttttacaaaaatttggCTGTTCAAAACATCTTGAATTTCCAAatggtgttgttgttaatgataaaCAAGAAATATTTATCAGTGATAATCGTGCACATTGTGttaaagtatttaattatgaaGGTACTTATTTAAGACAAATTGGTGGTGAGGGTGTTACAAATTATCCAATTGGTGTTGGTATTAATTCAGCTGGTGAAATATTAATTGctgataatcataataattttaatttaacaatatttacacAAGATGGAGCACTTGTATCAGCACTTGAAAGTAAAGTTAAACATGCACAATGTTTTGATGTTGCACTTATGGATGATGGATCAGTTGTTCTTGCAAGTAAAGATTATCGTCTTTATATTTATCGTTATCTACAAGTTGCACCAATTGGCATGTAG